In Nicotiana tabacum cultivar K326 chromosome 17, ASM71507v2, whole genome shotgun sequence, one DNA window encodes the following:
- the LOC107781311 gene encoding calcium uniporter protein 2, mitochondrial, which produces MAFKKMLAERLFNAYKITRPSLTTCRICSSTMTKSTASSNPNTRAPDPGDDRFFRRYLHRDSVATSPELRSLPIGEKLLEKLRGMDIARDRIRLDGLIPPPQQKPIPAEDSDAEEGKFTLADAKKVLRLAQLEKVKSRLKQIEKDWISYAEFIQICNGACPNDDQALEFAKMLDQSGTVIVLGNIVFLKPDQVVKAMKGLMPIPLAQPNDPKMMKELQQMEVKKAAIDKKAETLVRRELWCGLGYFVIQTAAFMRLTFWELSWDVMEPICFYVTSIYCMAGYAFFLRTSKEPSFEGFFQSRFSAKQKRLMKLHNFDLHRYNELRRVCDPHSSIPAGNTLTFHSSSMMSAA; this is translated from the exons ATGGCGTTCAAGAAAATGTTAGCTGAACGGCTTTTCAATGCTTACAAAATTACTCGTCCTTCCCTAACAACCTGCCGTATTTGTTCCTCAACCATGACCAAATCGACAGCCTCTTCAAATCCTAATACGAGAGCTCCAGATCCCGGAGACGATCGATTTTTTCGGCGATATCTCCACCGTGACTCTGTGGCAACCTCGCCGGAGCTCCGGTCTCTTCCCATCGGAGAAAAGCTCCTTGAGAAACTGAGAGGGATGGACATTGCTAGAGATAGGATCAGACTCGATGGGCTCATCCCACCGCCGCAACAAAAACCGATACCGGCGGAGGACTCCGATGCGGAGGAGGGGAAATTCACGTTGGCGGATGCGAAGAAGGTTCTGAGGTTGGCGCAGCTTGAGAAGGTGAAATCTAGGCTAAAGCAGATAGAAAAGGATTGGATTTCGTACGCGGAATTTATTCAGATCTGCAATGGAGCTTGTCCAAACGATGATCAAGCCCTAGAATTCgcgaagatgctcgatcaatCGGGAACTGTAATTGTCTTGGGAAATATCGTATTCCTTAAGCCTGACCAG GTGGTGAAAGCCATGAAAGGCCTAATGCCAATACCCTTGGCCCAACCAAATGacccaaaaatgatgaaggaGCTTCAACAAATGGAGGTGAAGAAAGCAGCAATTGACAAGAAGGCAGAAACATTGGTGCGAAGAGAGTTGTGGTGTGGACTAGGTTACTTTGTGATTCAGACTGCAGCTTTCATGAGGCTCACTTTCTGGGAGTTATCATGGGATGTAATGGAGCCTATTTGCTTCTATGTCACATCCATTTACTGCATGGCTGGTTATGCTTTCTTCCTTAGGACCTCCAAAGAACCTTCTTTTGAAGGTTTTTTCCAGAGCCGGTTTAGTGCAAAGCAGAAGCGATTGATGAAGCTCCATAACTTTGATCTTCATAGGTACAATGAGCTCCGCAGAGTTTGTGATCCTCACTCTTCGATACCTGCTGGAAACACGTTAACATTTCATTCATCATCTATGATGTCCGCAGCATAG